A window of the Citrus sinensis cultivar Valencia sweet orange chromosome 9, DVS_A1.0, whole genome shotgun sequence genome harbors these coding sequences:
- the LOC102611765 gene encoding upstream activation factor subunit UAF30 isoform X1: protein MLPQGVKKTFIDNPKKLANLIDLVNLPSTLREFVGQSRISRLGCFMRVWSYIKTNNLQILHATIYTNGAGMDPNNKNVVNCDQKLRSILMGKSRVELAELPALIKLHFPKDPK from the exons ATGTTGCCACAGGGAGTGAAGAAAACCTTCATTGATAACCCGAAGAAGCTAGCCAATTTGATCGACCTTGTAAATCTCCCTTCCACGCTTCGGGAGTTTGTGGGTCAGTCTCGGATCTCTCGTTTGGGCTGCTTCATGCGCGTCTGGTCTTACATCAAGACCAACAATCTCCAG ATATTACATGCAACTATTTATACAAACGGAGCTGGCATG GATCCCAATAACAAGAATGTGGTTAATTGTGACCAAAAGTTGAGGAGTATTTTGATGGGCAAGTCTCGGGTTGAGCTAGCTGAACTTCCTGCACTTATCAAATTACATTTTCCTAAAGATCCAAAATAG
- the LOC102611765 gene encoding upstream activation factor subunit UAF30 isoform X2, producing the protein MLPQGVKKTFIDNPKKLANLIDLVNLPSTLREFVGQSRISRLGCFMRVWSYIKTNNLQDPNNKNVVNCDQKLRSILMGKSRVELAELPALIKLHFPKDPK; encoded by the exons ATGTTGCCACAGGGAGTGAAGAAAACCTTCATTGATAACCCGAAGAAGCTAGCCAATTTGATCGACCTTGTAAATCTCCCTTCCACGCTTCGGGAGTTTGTGGGTCAGTCTCGGATCTCTCGTTTGGGCTGCTTCATGCGCGTCTGGTCTTACATCAAGACCAACAATCTCCAG GATCCCAATAACAAGAATGTGGTTAATTGTGACCAAAAGTTGAGGAGTATTTTGATGGGCAAGTCTCGGGTTGAGCTAGCTGAACTTCCTGCACTTATCAAATTACATTTTCCTAAAGATCCAAAATAG